A portion of the Mytilus galloprovincialis chromosome 12, xbMytGall1.hap1.1, whole genome shotgun sequence genome contains these proteins:
- the LOC143055394 gene encoding uncharacterized protein LOC143055394: MENDNNHPGFTRLRLIAGGDGESIFIQPECFESIGKGLYLSVNTFVSNINKRLTNYQLSLHGPCLSDKGQYMDVAVCLRSKYLPYNALPWASRHRLRWPPNSLIDKIKKDGCLLVPIGPRTLSNCNILWRLSFSVAEKQLVHSFNFTQLLCYCLLKLTLKHIINTNKHAESLLCSYFLKTALFWVSEEVDIDTFQLSKLYSCFCRCINKIIFWVNNCYCPNYFIPEHNMFLGKINIENSKMLINVLYKIKCDGIHGLIHSVFLYENGHHRLLSTQLETSFIMLDLLFYRIYDAGIGNMNDISVCLKLLVFIEDLLKSKTCKFIVDVCKHHHAQMSQYTAQLLPAPVVTTERYKTHKRYHRYLQNGIKTDAVSGWVLYASFYYVTGQFNVTLGLTDYILSRCSTDMVPMLCQNYQDRHIKYYINRVHSTITLCDKMKMAVVSDVSYIQQSSLIPNELQLEVNDYSLLIPPTVMSHCLRFLCYNHVGDTNKRQQSLSDLESTVKRRRSFISTATLSNSITILGICFELSGDKNTAYQCYEEALKCDCVICSTAEARKLQLLMD; this comes from the coding sequence ATGGAGAATGATAATAATCATCCTGGTTTTACTAGACTCCGATTAATAGCAGGAGGTGACGGTGAATCTATCTTTATACAACCCGAATGCTTTGAAAGTATCGGAAAAGGTTTATATTTGTCAGTAAACACATTTGTAAGTAATATAAATAAGAGACTCACCAATTATCAGTTATCACTCCACGGCCCCTGTCTGTCAGATAAAGGTCAATACATGGATGTTGCTGTTTGTCTACGAAGTAAATACCTACCTTACAATGCATTACCCTGGGCATCGCGTCACCGATTGCGATGGCCGCCGAATTCCTTAATTGATAAGATTAAAAAAGACGGATGTCTGTTAGTACCTATTGGACCAAGGACTTTGTCAAATTGTAATATATTATGGAGATTATCTTTCTCCGTGGCAGAAAAGCAACTTGTACATTCGTTTAACTTCACTCAACTGTTATGTTACTGTCTTCTTAAACTAACATTAAAGCATATCATTAACACTAACAAACATGCCGAAAGTTTGTTGTGTTCTTACTTTCTGAAGACAGCTTTATTCTGGGTCTCAGAAGAAGTTGATATTGACACATTTCAATTATCTAAATTATATTCTTGTTTTTGTCgctgtataaataaaataatattttgggTAAATAACTGTTATTGTCCGAACTATTTTATACCTGAACATAATATGTTCCTAGGAAAGATCAATATAGAAAACAGTAAAATGCTAATAAATgtattgtataaaataaagtgtgACGGAATTCATGGATTGATACATAGTGTATTTCTGTACGAAAATGGACATCATCGTTTATTAAGTACACAGCTTGAAACTTCATTTATTATGTTAGACTTACTATTTTACAGGATATATGATGCAGGTATTGGTAACATGAATGACATATCGGTCTGTTTGAAATTACTTGTATTTATTGAGGATTTACTTAAGTCGAAAACGTGTAAATTTATTGTTGATGTATGCAAACATCATCATGCCCAAATGAGTCAATATACAGCACAATTACTACCAGCCCCAGTAGTAACGACTGAAAGGTACAAAACACACAAACGTTATCATAGATATTTACAGAACGGTATTAAGACAGATGCTGTATCGGGATGGGTGTTATACGCGTCGTTTTATTATGTAACAGGACAGTTCAATGTTACACTGGGACTCACGGATTATATTCTTTCAAGATGTTCAACTGATATGGTACCAATGTTATGTCAAAATTACCAAGACAGACATATCAAGTATTATATTAATCGTGTACATTCCACAATAACACTTTGTGACAAGatgaaaatggcagttgttagcGATGTTTCCTACATACAGCAGTCCTCGCTAATTCCAAACGAACTACAGCTGGAGGTAAATGACTATAGCCTATTAATACCCCCTACTGTTATGTCTCACTGTCTTAGGTTTCTCTGCTATAATCATGTAGGTGATACTAATAAAAGACAACAGTCTTTAAGTGATTTAGAATCAACAGTGAAGAGGAGGAGGAGTTTCATATCTACAGCTACCTTATCTAATTCAATAACAATACTTGGAATATGCTTTGAATTATCCGGTGATAAGAACACAGCCTATCAGTGTTATGAAGAAGCTTTAAAATGTGATTGTGTTATATGTTCTACAGCAGAGGCAAGGAAATTACAGCTTTTAATGGATTAA